The following nucleotide sequence is from Hirundo rustica isolate bHirRus1 chromosome 7, bHirRus1.pri.v3, whole genome shotgun sequence.
AGCGCTAATGGCAAAAACCTCACTATATACAGTTGTTCTAGTCTATAGGTAAGCGTATTAGCAAAAGGATCCAGCTTTTTGTGTGCTCTGGAACAGCAACAGTCCAGGATGGCATCACCACTGGTTTCTGAGTTCTTGAtcaataaaattttcattgcTATTTGCACCACATATGTGCTAGATACACTTAAGATTATTCCATACCTTATAATCAAAACCAATCATTCaagatatttctattttttccttatttaccCCATACAGTGAAAAGCAAAGCCTGCGAGTGTTCCAGCTGTTGTCACAAAAAgtctaataaaatatattttcattttgtattagAGGAATCAACAGCGCCACTGTAATTAAGCACACAACAAGTAACTGCTCTGACAAATTCTGTAAACAGAAGCACGAGCAAATCCTGCAATCACAGACACACCAGAATGACTTTTTATTATACTTCTGCCACAGAACAAAGACACAGAGtgagtgaaaaggaaaatggtagcaaaaaagtatttattaaacATCACATAATTCAATTTCAGTGTGACATTAAAACCTGCACTTGCCCCTTGGAAACAGGAGAGCCAAATAAACCCGTGAAGGTGGGGCAGTATGCAGGTGAAGTTTATTAAGAACATAACAAAATACCATTTCCAAAGCTAGAAAAGAATTGAtggtgaggaagaaaaataaaggcaacGACAGCCAACAAAATACCCTTGGAGTGTTTTGTGCAATGTttttcaaacaagaaaacctACTAAGGCTAAAAAACGGGCACGAAGGTCTGGGCTCTTAGATTCAAATATCAAAAAATAACAATGGCAAGTACAATTTGACCTCTGTGTGTACAATTAAAACAGCTTTGTAATAGATTTTTCTCCAAAAGGGCAATTTTCTGCGGGCTGAAGTGTCCATACATTTAACTGGACCCCTCATGAAGGTTGCAGCTCAGGTCCAACTGCAGTGGCTACGACAGTGTCTGGTTTTCAATCTTCTGCAGGAACACCAAGCCTGCTCATGTAGCTCTCCCACGCTGCCTTCCTGTACTTCTCTGCTTCTTGGAGACGGTCTGAAGCTGCCAAGATGCCTCGTCCCACAATAATGATATCTGAGCCTTTTTCACCAATAACCTCCTTGGGGCTCAGGTACTGCTGTCCAAGGTTATCACCTGAAACAAACACAccactctttttttgtttgtacaAAACTGTATGTACTAAAACCTTCAGAGAGGTGCTGGAATACAAAACAGGtttcctgtcccagctctcaTCCTAACAACCCACAGACATAATTAGAAATTGCATtgccaaccaaaaaaacccagatcaAACTTGGCAGCCAGCACCCTCCTCTTTCATGGTTTACCAATCACTATAGATGGAACAGTTACTCAAAGAAGCATTAATCAAGATTTACTAAAATAAGCCTCAGCCTTCTTAAAACaggcaaaacccccaaacattaTTGTAAAAGCTTGTGATTTCAGTTTAGGTCCCATAAGAATTAAGTGTTGCAGAGACACGTATCTCCCCAATCTGCTTCAGTGATAATCTCTTCAGTCAGCACAAGACTTTCAATTCACTGATACTTTATATCAATACCAAGTGTTTCAGCTGGACTTCTCttatgttgtattttttttactcCCACTGAATAGTTTTACATCTAATCTAACAACTATCTGAAGACATTTTGCATGTTTTCAGGAACGTGCTTTATGGTATGCACAGAcctcaaaacaagaaaaaaggcTGCATAGCCTGCTCACTGCCTTCCAGAGCTCCCAAGAAAGGGATCAGCATATCCAGAAATATGGGAGACAGCCCTTAGTGGGAAACAGACTCCACTCAGCTGAGAATCAGCATCCAAACACTCTTCAGAAGCCCCTTTTTCACTGGAGACTAGATCACTTCTGTCCTTAAACagactaaaaatattttagaaaaagttACCTCCAGTTTGCAGCTGCACTCCTGGGGTTAAGTGTAGAAATTCTGGCTTATTACTAACTCTAGATCCACATATGAATCCAAACACAAAATCCGAGTTGTCTTCAGCCATCTGCACCTGAAAAAGATCAGTGAACAATTATAAATTATACACTTAAAACTCAGCTGGCCTAGCAACCTGTTTCTCAGCCACCCTCTGATGCTTTAAGCTGTGCGAGGCAGGGGTATGAAACACCTCTTGTTTTCCCAATGTAAAGTCACTCTTTCCCTCTGGCAGGAAAGTGAGCAGTATGtttcttattattttataaataataccATGAATGAATTTTAACtaattagaaattaattgcTTATTGAaagaaaggagggggaaaaaaaaaaaaggagtgctTATAGCAAACTTGGCATGTGTACTAGAATTCCAAGTGTGAACTCTGACTGCCTCACATCACTGGCCTACAGCTGCAACCTTTAAACACCACACAGCCACATTCCTGAGTctccaaggaaaaaacaaacacctgtAATAGAGCTGGAGGGACTTTTGGAAGTGCAAATATTGGAAACACATAAAACCTCCCTGTCACACTTCACAAGCTTTTAACCCGACACAAGACCGTCCACTTACTGCAGCTTTTGTGTATTCACCCGTCGCAAGGGACCCTTGGGAACTCATCTCTGCCACCAGGAGACAGCCACGCTGGAGAGGAAGAcctgctgccttcagccccTTCACAACTCCAGCGCCTGGAACCGCGTGGGCATTGACGATGTCTGCCCAGGACGCGATTCTGAACACACCACCTGGGAACACGGGAACGTGTTAAACAGGAAGCACAAGCTAGACAAAAACAGCTGCACACTTAATCACTCACatgtttaaaagacatttttactGCTGAAGCTTGACAGTTACAAGTCCAGTCTCATCAGACAGTTCTGACAGCTGTCTAACCACAAAGCGTAATCTCCCAGTTTACTTTCCACAAACACTTGCTAAGTGTCTCACCTTTAATATTTACTGAGACATTTATGGAAGCCCAGAAACATGCTGTCACAGGTGCTATCTTCACACCTGCACCTTCACAGCGTGCAGAACATATGGAAGGGACATAAGGATCAGGAGAAGAGAACAGCAGTTCTACAGCTGCAGGTGGAATATCAAAGGAAAGCCATGCTGCGTACAAAAGCACTACAATAATAACAAGCAGCAGTTTCTCATGGCACACAATGCAGAAGTACTTACTGAGCACAACCATAGATTCATAAAaagatttaggttggaagggaccccaggAGGTCATGCCCTCTCAGCAGGGTTAACTTCAGTGCTAGGTCAAGATCGCTCAGGGTCTTATCCCCTTGAGTATTTCCCAAGGCTGGAGATTCCACACTCTCTCctggcaacctgtgccagtacTGCAGTTACACACACCAGAGGCAAAGTTACAGTAAATCCAGGTTGATGATAATCACCTTCATACTGATGTTTCACTGTGTTTCCAATATCTGCAAATTTCCTGTCTTCAAAAATCAAGAATTCATGTTGATCTGCGAGCCTTCTCAACTCCTTTACTACCTCGTGGGTGAAATCATTCAAGATGTCTATATGAGTCTTCAGGATACAGATGCTGGGGCCCAGGGTGGCAGctagctgcagcagctccttggagcTGGTGACATCAGCAGAAAGGCACAAGTTTGTGTGCTTCTTTTCCATGAGCATGAGGAGCCTGGCTGCGATAGGATGCACCCCTGGCAGCTGGGCACGAGTGCTGAAGCTCAGCTCCTTGCAGGGTCTCTTGACAGGAGCAGCACCATTCTGAGCCACTGCCTCAAACACATTTCCCTCAATGAATTTCTTCACCTTTTCAACCATCTCAGCAGCcacttctccctgctgctggagaatcTCCAGCACCCCAGACAAGGTGCACACAGAGTGCAGGCGAATTCCATGTTCCGCTAGCCTGGccttcccaccctgctccctgtccAACAGCACTATGGCATCTGTGACTTTTAATCCTTCTTTCTGAAGAGCTTCTGCAGTTTCCAGTACACTGGATCCACTTGTTACCACATCCTCAATGATCAGGCATGTCTCTCCTGGATTAATTGTGCCTTCTACCATCCGCTTAgtacctgaaaaataaaaagcaaacactcCACCAAATTAAGAAAGGTTGGACGACCCAAAAAAACCTTAAGAGTATCAAAACTTTACTAGATGATACCACCAATCACAGTTCTTACCACAGCTCATTCACTGACCTATAATTCAGTTCATAATGTTACTTCTCCAAACTGATAAAATACTACTTTATGTTTCCAGAAGTTATATTCCATAACAAAACTGACACACTGTTAAGAGCACAAATCCAAATGTATGAATAAGATGACTCCAGAAGTTTAGTACTGGCATAACTTGAAAGCTCAGACGTACAAAATTATTCTCTCattatttaaaacatctttaaGGCAGCCAAGTTATTGGCACTCTTCAGCATGTCCCCAGTTTTCCACAGGCAGCACTGTGAGCTTAATATGCCTGTGAGAACAATTAAAAGGAATAAAGCCTCAAGTGCCTTTGTCCTCACTTACAATAAGCACACATCCATGAAAGGCCTCCTGGGGGCAATGACAAAGGATGCCTGGCTTTCCCAGGAGCAGTTAATCGCTGTCACAACCGGCTTGTGCTTCACAAGAAGGAACAGCAAATGTTTCCATGCCTGGCCCACTGCCTGACACAGGAGTAGCATTTAGTTTTGACAAGTGTACCTTCTAATTACACACTGTTGGAAGAGGATGTGTAGAAATCCAGTTATATGGCAGGTTAATGCTTCAGTCTGCTCTCCCTCTTCCTTTATCACCATCAAATAAATGGTTCATTGAGTGGAAGGGGCTGCTGTTCACCTGGCTCACTGATTACAGCACCATAGGATAACGAAAGAAAAAGGGGTTTGAGAGataaatgaagaagaaaggttCCTTTCAGTGTCAATATGCAAAAAGCTCTGTTTGAGAGAGAAATGTGGCTCCGGTCTCAGTATGCTGGAGAATCTGAGCTATAAATCCTCATTTCTGGATGAGGCCACAAACCTAGAACCATAGCAAGGataccaaggggaaaaaaaaactacactgctaaagaaaagaaacaaactctcacaaacaaaacacaagaaacaGGAAACACTCTTCAAGAGTCTCCAAATCTCCTACAGCAGGACTAAAGCTGCAGCCTAAACATCAAACAGCTGATCAGGCTGGGATGCTGTGGGAGGTTTGCTTTAGGGGGAAAGGGCCAGCTTCTTAAATTGCAATGGTAATCCTAAACTGGAACGGAGGCGCTGTGCCTTACAAAAGAACCACAAATTATATGAAGTCATCTCCCAAAACAAAGTAACTTGCAAACTCTTGATTTGAAGGCTTTACCGTagtcttttccttccttcctccgtATAAGCATCGGAACCTCATTTTCCGAGCAGATGATGGTGGCCAGCGGCAGCGCCGTGTACGGAACGCCGCACACACAGTCGTACTCCAGACCCGCATCTCGGGCTGCTTGGAAAAGAAGTCCTGCCAcctggaaaggaaaaccaaacgCTTTTTAGGAGCCAGGCTGGCGCGAACGTGACGAAATCTATGAAAACCTCTCTGCCTGACACGACCCGAGAGCCGAGCCTGCGGGGTCCCGGCCCTGCAGCgcggccggccccgctccccggaGCCGTGAGGGACCCGCCAGCCGCAGGGCACGGACACGCGtggggcccggcccggggctcccCGGCCCGCACCTGCCGGAGGAGCCTCGGGTGGGACACGAGGCCGCGCAGGTCGATGTACACGGGGGAGGAGCGGCCGCTCTTCAGCACGAAGTGCCCGAAGCGCAGCGCGCCCGCCCCGCTCAGCGCCGCCGCCACGGCCGCCGCAGGCCCCGCCGCCATCGCAGCGCCCGGCGCGGGGAGATGATGCAGAGCGGGAgggccgcggggcggggacACCGTGTGGCACCGGGGAGGGGATGTGCTCCggcccgcagccccgcggggGGAAGCGCTGCTGCGCCGTCCCCGGGTCCGTGTGCCCCGGCCCGCATCCCCTCCCCGCGGGGGGAAGCGCTGCTGCGCCGTCCCCGGGTCCTTGTGCCCCGGCCCGCATCCCCTCCCCGCGGGGGGAAGCGCTGCTGCGCCGTCCCCGGGTCCGTGTGCCCCGTCCCGCATCCCCGCGGGGGGAAGCGCTGCTGCGCCGTCCCCGGGTCCTTGTGCCCCGGCCCGCATCCCCTCCCCGCGGGGGGAAGCGCTGCTGCGCCGTCCCCGGGTCCGTGTGCCCCGTCCCGCATCCCCTCCCCGCGGGGGGAAGCGCTGCTGCGCCGTCCCCGGGTCCGTGTGCCCCGTCCCGCATCCCCTCCCCGCGGCGCAGCCCCCTGCGCCATCCCGGCCCGTTCCCCCCTCCACGATTCCCAGTTCTCTCGTCACCCCATTCCCCCGGGAAGCAGAAGCCGCCGGTGCGGAGGGTTTGATGTGACCCGAGGGTTTTTCGCCGTGTCGGCTCCCCGGGTGATTCCCAAAAGGCCGCTCGGTGCATGCAGCCAGGGTGACAATCCCGCGGGCTGGTTCCCTGAGAGATTGCCTCCGGAAAACATGAATAATGCCCTCAGCTGAATAATGCTCTCAGCCAGCCCCGAGTCTCCGAGGCCTCACTCGGAAAGATGCCACACGTGTGAAATAAGACTGAGCCGGTCTtctctgaataattttatttaatcaaaAAAGCCCAGAAACGGAGTCTTTATTATACTCTATTTATGGGAATGCAAGGACAGGAGATGTACAGGTCGAAGCTACATCTGTAGATGATCATATATACTGCAGTATAGTAACAACAACATGGGACAGCAAGTAGTCACCTCACAACAGTACACATGAGTGATTAGACttacaaaggaaatatttacaaacCTGCCTTTACAAACCAACATTGTGTGTATACAAAATGAAATCCGCAATAAAACTGAAGATACATTTAAGGCAGACCAGCAATACACTGAAATAATTAAGGCTGTGGAATTACTTTGCACCTTGAAAATGCTGAGCTGTTAGCaatactgtttcttttttcctccttcagtgAATTGTTGCTAGGATTGAAAAGCATCAACACGTTCCAACTGTTTGCTCTTATCTCGGTGAATAAGTCTGAgattgatttgttttgttttgttttttccacttgCTATTGCATTTGCTTTCCAAAAGTTATTAGCAAATTGACCTCAGTGGCAGAGCAGTGTTGAACAGTTTGGTAGAAAGAGAAGTAAAAGCACCAGCATCAGAAGTTGGACATGAAGGTGAAATATGGCTTGAGTAGAGAAGATGTTGGTTTTTCATTAGCTCCATAATAAAGACTACAGTTACAGCAAACATTCAGCATCCTGACGCTATGGAAACACTCAGCACTATACAGATCCCAGAACGAGAGTACATCACTTGATGGCAGTGTGCAGTCAGCCTAGTAAAAtgggatttgattttttttccttgggaaagcACCATTTTCTGATGGGACATGAGTGAATGAGCTCGAAAGGAAACCCAAGCCCTGTGTTAGAGGAGAATCCACCTCTGCTGTGAAaggaacaagaacaaaaaaaaggtgGTGAGCCCCTGTGCATGAAAATTTTCTGTTGGACCTTTATGTGCACAGAGAAGCCTTTACATCTGTCTCTGAAGTTTATATTATCCTAGGTTACTTGACACAGTGCCCTCAGTGCAAGGACATTAAAACAGGGTTATATATAGTCAGGTTACTGCATTCAGCCTGTATGCACAGTATTTGTAGCAGAGGTCTAATAGCATTGTCAGAAATGCTAATGAACTCCACTGAAGTCACAGCGTGGGGTCAGTTGAGGGCACAGGCTTTGTCTTAGCATTAACTTAGAAGTAAAAAGATAATGTtactgaaaaaacccaatccatagtcttttaaaaagaaagggcaGTAAGACTAAAAGAAACTTGTTGGTATCACTGAGAAGAGAGAGAcattttgtaaattttaaagCCGGGATTGTTTTAAGGTACTCAAATCTCCCCCATGCACAGAGGGCTTGGCAGCTTGGGGGTAGGTGGGACCTCCCACAGGGCAGCAAGTGCCCCCAACACCTGATGGGGCTGGCAGTTTACACCGGCCAGCAGAATTCctgccctggcctggctgctccaagtggagcagagagagaggcGAGTTAATTTCTCATTGCACATTCATGAAATGAAGCCATCTTAAATAAGGAGCCCCCGGTGTGTCCTCTGGACATTGTGTCACCAGCACCTTTGCTGCTGCCCTCCTGTCACCCAGCACCTGAGTGCCACACTTTGCTGTCAGAGCAGGGTAAGAGCACTGTGGAGATGTCTGATGGCAGTGGCTGTGTGCACAGTGCTGCTCCACACAGAGCTTGTGCCAGAATTCCTGTTGGTCGTCCTGGATGGTtggaagctgctgcagaagtgaaagaaagcaGCTGCCACCACACCTTCAAGCTGTTTTGGGAACACCCTGAGTGGTACACAGCTGCAGGTGGAAATCTTCCCCTTGGAGTCAGATATTCTCTGGGGAGCTTCACTAAGAAACTGTGTTTGTTACGGACAATATTTCATACACCAAAATATCCAGTCATTGAAGAATGCTACACAGGGCATTGGCCGTGGTGCTTGTCACCCAGCAGGTGCACTCCAGGCCTACTCACTGAGCCTCTGTAATCTCTTTACAATGGAGTTGTCATTTTCAACAGAGTTGCAGGACCTGTTGTatctgcagaggccccacaggTTGGCTTTAAAAGACTTTGAAAGAGCAAAGTCAGGATACTTCCTCTGCATTTATCATATGGTAGCATTGCACATCAATTTTGTATTAATTCAGTCAAAAGCAAGAACAGCTGATAATCACAAATGTTATGTGGAAGTTCTGTCTGGGTCAAGTATTCCTGAAAGAAGAATGGTGTCCAGGAGAGGTGTTCTAACATGAAtatggaaaaaagcaaaactacaAAAGAAAGTAACCTCAGAACATTCAACATCTTCAGAGTtcagcacctccagctctctCAACAAGGAGTCTTTTTGGAATCTGAGTACCAATACCTAATCATATATCCTCTCTCTTTCAGccttttaggttttcttttctgttatttgATAGCAATGAGAGGCTTAAATATTACCTTAAACGGTCCAGCTTTTTCCCCCTGTGCATCCAAAGTATCTGCTGTTGTAGTTTGACATATGAATGCAGGACgtaggaaaacaaaatgctaAATAACTCCAAATTTCGTGAGAATTTGTATTAATGCCAAGCAGAAAGCCGGTGGCTTAAACTGTACCCATGGGCCTAATAAAAGCTGTGGATTTTACAGACCACACTTCCACAAACCGTTTTTTAAGGGCAGCACAATCACAGCGCAAAGAGCCAGCTTTGACAAATAGGAAGAATTACAGGCAGTCCTGTCTGTAAGAAAATACCTGAGGCTGGTGGCAATTAGAGACCCCCCTTGACTGCTGTCTGTACTCAGTTGCTAAGAAATTGCATACTTTGCACTGTTGCTCAGGATGAGAGTCTGGTCTTTATCTAAGAGGTGCTGCTGGATTGCTTAGAAAATCTGAAAGGAACAGAGATAGGTTCTAGATGATTCAAAAAGCTGAACCTTCTGTGAACACTTGTCTCTTTCAAACCTTTCCACACTCCCTCCCTGTCTTACATCTCTCACAGACCCACTTCTGACTCTGCTGAGGAACCTGGGCTCACCCTTCTGCCTGTGGCTTCCCAATCTCAAGGGCTGTTCTTTGTTGTACGCGGTGTTCTCTTCTCCACTAACAAAATACTGACCGCTCTGGTGTAGTGATAGAGCAAGCACAAAGAGAAGGGCCAGgtctcctctctgctgtgaaTGGGAGCTTGGAGGTGGATCAAAAATGGGCTATCAAAGCCCTGAGAATTTAACAGTACTTGCAGAGAAAGCGCTTGCTCCTGCAGGCTCACAGTGCAGTTACTTGGATGGTAAACGAGATTTGACTCTCTCTCCTTTACAAGAGTCTATATGAGCACACGTGGTCAGATCAAGCCCTTTTCCTTAGGAAAACCTTTGGTAACAACTACCATTTCCCATTGCAGGCACACAAATGGCACTCAGCACCGAGACAAAGTCCCCACGTGCCAAGTGAAAAACTATCTTTGATCCTAACCCCTCAAGGCTGTAGAGCTTTATGGTgtggcagcaggctggggaAGCCCCAGCCGGTTTTCCCTTCCAGTCCCATTTCTGGAAAGGAAGATTTGGCCAACCTACAAACTGCTGATTTGTCACTGCAGACTCCCTATGTTGGTTGTAACCAAGGCTGGCTCCATCACTGTAACATCAGTATGATGATGTTGCAACTTGGCTTGCAagagagaaatgttttaattgtgaatattattttttattacaaattGGGCTTTGGACATAAAAACATCCTCATGAATGCTTTGGTTATGAGGTGCTAATGGTGGCTGAGAGATATTTACAAGTTTGGAAATGGAACAAATTACATACTTGAAACACAGAAAGCTATTTTCAAGCTGTAAGCACAAGAATGAACTCACCACTCCTACTGCACTCTGAAAGGCTTAGATGGACTTTGGGCCAAGCAATTCTGAAGCTAGAAATGGAACAGGATcctttatatttatatatatttatatctatgATACAATATATGTATACTGAAAACCTGTGATAGAAAAAATTGTcttcatcaccatcatcatctaGTTTACAGATACTGCAAAAATTGGACTCTGCCTTTTCTCAATGCACAGGTTTTGCAAAAGATTTCTGTACAATGtgtataaaatgcttttaaaaaacccatcatAGTCCCATTGTGCTTAATCAGAACCAGCTGTATGCTCTAATGAATTCATTGCCTTAATCGTAGCTCCGAAAGGTGCTGCACGTTGACTTAACACAGCAGAAAGCTCAAGGATGGGCTTAATGGAGGATTTGGGTCTGAGCACTACCACGCAACACGGGTGTACCTAAGCCACACCACCacgggagctgctccagcagtgacTGGAGCCTGATCTTGCATGTCCTATGCAGGCAAAGTCCCCACTGAAATCATGGCAGACCGGGGCATATGGAGCACGAGAAATCTGACCGATAACCTGGAGCAGGCTTGCAATGATTTCAGCAAAACCCGACTGGTCCAGTTCTGCAGTACATGCTAAGGTCAGCCTGGTCTCACTTCCCCCCCACTACCCTACTCCTATTCCTTTGTACATTTTGAATTCAGTTCAGCAAGATCAAGAGGATTTCTTATAAGGCTGCCTCACAAAGATTAAGGCAACTGCACTTTTGGCTCTCATTCCCAGTTGGTGTTTGCTTCCTGCAGTTCTTTTTTTGGCGGTGGATGTGACAATACCATGTGCCCCGAGAGAGGGAGCGTGTCCCCGCTGCTGTCACCCCCTTTGCCTTGGTCCGATTGCCACGTCTGCAGTGGTTCCCACCCTGCGGTTGTGGAATGCAAACACGGAACATGGGATATGTACAGATGGATCCACGTGCTCCCAGCGGTGCTCCCGGCACCCGGCTCGGGACCGGCAGCGTAggatcccagggatggaggcacTACGTGCCCGGGTTCATCCTGCTCAGCAGGAAGCTCTTGACGCTGGGGACCGGGTGCACATCGTACTGGTGCCTGCGGCGCTCGATGAAGGACGCCAAGCGGGAGGTATCCAGTGGGATCTTGGAATAGCTGCCATTGTGCGGCTGCAGCCACGGATGCTGTAAACAAGTGGCTGCTGTCGGCCTTCTCCTGAAGTCTTCCTGGAGGATGACGTTGATGAAATCCCTGGCGGCGTGACTCACATCGGAGAAATACTCGTGCGGGAAGCTGAAATCCACTCTGCACACGTTGATACAAGTCTCCTCTTTGCTTTCATCCAGGAACGGAGAGACACCACTTAACATGACGTAGGTGAGGACCCCAATGCTCCAGATATCCGTGCTCAGGGAGACAGGAAGGCCTTGGATCACTTCAGGGGCTGCGAACTCTGGGTTTCCAAGGAGGTGGTGGACATGGTAATGGCCTGTGATTTGGACTGCATCTTCCAAATCAATGATCTTGACACGAGGCACTGGGATTCTTAAATCAATGAGCAGATTTTCTGGCTGTTGAAAAAATAATGATATAAACTTATCTATAACTacatttttgcaaataaaatatgtaGGATTCATTTAAGCTTTATAGCCAATCAAAAACTTGATTTAATCAGATGTGCAAGGGAGAGATCAGGAGAGTGAATGATAAGGAACCAGGACAGCTGCTGTTTCCTCTAAATTCAGATCAATGCTGCAGTCACAATGACAAGGTTCTCTTTTGCATTAGGGCAATTCGCTGGGATTGTGCACTTTGTCCTAAATACTTACAGTTTATTTTCCCAAACTAATCTCTACAGATTAAGAGCACtgatggatttttaatttttaataagacttatatatatatgatcAGTTTATTTAGATTCCATTTGTTCAGATGACAGCTGGCTAAGTAAGTGTGCGTAACTTGCAGCAGAAATGCTCTTCATGTAGTAAACGTTCAATTTTGCACCCACTACCCTGGGAGGGACTTGTGTGTGCCATTACTGTTGTTGTCAATTGGTGACACGGAGCTGCCAGTGTTCCCCTAGACACACCAGGACACAGTCATGCTTTCCAAGCCAGCATGCAATTACATTTCATCCCAGGTGGTTTCCTCTCTGTTTTAACAGCTCTCAGTATTTAAGGTCTCTCTCAGTGAGAGATACAGAGCATTGCCTATGCACTCTATTCTGTGGATTTAACATGGATTATCATTCCTTTGCTGGCTCTGCGATGATTTCTGAATTTACTTCTTGCCCTCTTCTAGatcatttt
It contains:
- the UMPS gene encoding uridine 5'-monophosphate synthase, translated to MAAGPAAAVAAALSGAGALRFGHFVLKSGRSSPVYIDLRGLVSHPRLLRQVAGLLFQAARDAGLEYDCVCGVPYTALPLATIICSENEVPMLIRRKEGKDYGTKRMVEGTINPGETCLIIEDVVTSGSSVLETAEALQKEGLKVTDAIVLLDREQGGKARLAEHGIRLHSVCTLSGVLEILQQQGEVAAEMVEKVKKFIEGNVFEAVAQNGAAPVKRPCKELSFSTRAQLPGVHPIAARLLMLMEKKHTNLCLSADVTSSKELLQLAATLGPSICILKTHIDILNDFTHEVVKELRRLADQHEFLIFEDRKFADIGNTVKHQYEGGVFRIASWADIVNAHAVPGAGVVKGLKAAGLPLQRGCLLVAEMSSQGSLATGEYTKAAVQMAEDNSDFVFGFICGSRVSNKPEFLHLTPGVQLQTGGDNLGQQYLSPKEVIGEKGSDIIIVGRGILAASDRLQEAEKYRKAAWESYMSRLGVPAED